The following proteins are encoded in a genomic region of bacterium:
- the mutS gene encoding DNA mismatch repair protein MutS: MEKITPMIAQYHQIKQEHPDAVLLFRVGDFYETFFDDAVLISKVLGIVLTARNHGKDNNVPLAGIPHHALERYVTRLIKAGYKVAICDQVEDPRLAKGIVKRAVTEVITPGTVMRPSLLEERRENLLAAVKVQGTNCGLVLCDLSAGNLRLTELPLADLADELGRNQPSEILVPKGQADALKSALSGFALTLQDDYHFDGESSRRRLLEHFKTASLAGFGCQELELATAAAGAALRYLEDNQKTSVGHIAKLTPYSLSSQMLLDNATIRNLALLPESAPGQSSLLEAIDKTLTPMGARLLRRFLAAPLLSLPQIKIRQDAVESLFNSRPHRENLAAQLKKVQDLERLLGRITCHRAGPRDLLGLAQSLDASKQMKALLPEGEYWGEQSAGLHDLEDLGLLIKKAIVPEPPLAFMQGGFISPGYSPELDQLNALASGDKSWIAGLQKTERERTGINSLKVGFNSVFGYYIEISTANVSLAPQNYIRKQTLANAERYITEELKAYEDKVLGAEEKIRQLELELFNRLKEQICGHSAKIKETAEAVAAIDAIYSLALAAVENGYRRPLVDEESRLFIQGGRHPVVEKNFRLGQFVANDALLDGDQNRLIILTGPNMAGKSTYLRQIALIVILAQIGSFVPAQQAQIGVIDRVFTRIGASDDLAKGVSTFLAEMNETANILNNASGRSLVLLDEIGRGTSTFDGLAIAWAVSEYLHDQTRCKTLFATHYHELTEMSSWMTGIKNYSMSVKQWGDEIIFLRQVVAGPAGQSYGVQVAKLAGLPKAVIERAREILFNLESDALSGDRTPRLARHQVPQNETTETIFSRQEQAVLKEIKSVDPETLTPIEALNKLARLKDMTKEDGKDG, from the coding sequence ATGGAAAAGATCACCCCCATGATCGCCCAGTACCACCAGATAAAGCAGGAGCATCCGGATGCCGTGCTGCTTTTCCGGGTGGGTGATTTTTACGAGACCTTTTTTGATGATGCGGTGCTGATCTCCAAGGTTCTGGGGATAGTGCTGACCGCCCGCAATCACGGCAAAGACAATAATGTCCCTCTGGCCGGGATCCCCCACCACGCATTGGAACGCTACGTGACCAGGCTGATCAAGGCCGGGTACAAGGTGGCCATCTGCGACCAGGTGGAGGACCCCAGGCTGGCCAAGGGCATCGTCAAAAGGGCGGTGACCGAGGTCATCACCCCCGGCACCGTGATGCGGCCCTCGCTGCTGGAGGAGCGCCGGGAAAATCTTTTGGCGGCGGTCAAGGTTCAGGGAACCAATTGCGGCCTGGTTTTGTGCGACCTCTCGGCTGGAAACCTCAGATTGACCGAACTGCCGTTGGCCGACCTGGCCGACGAACTGGGGCGCAATCAGCCTTCAGAGATACTGGTGCCAAAAGGGCAGGCCGATGCTTTAAAGTCCGCCTTGTCCGGTTTTGCCCTGACCCTGCAGGACGACTACCATTTTGACGGGGAATCTTCCCGGCGCAGACTGCTGGAACATTTCAAAACCGCCTCCCTGGCCGGGTTCGGTTGCCAGGAACTGGAACTGGCCACGGCCGCCGCCGGGGCGGCCCTGCGCTATCTGGAGGACAACCAGAAGACATCAGTAGGGCACATCGCCAAACTTACGCCCTACAGTCTTTCCAGCCAGATGCTGCTGGATAACGCCACCATCCGCAACCTGGCCCTGCTGCCGGAAAGCGCGCCCGGCCAGTCCAGTCTGCTGGAGGCCATAGACAAAACCCTGACACCGATGGGGGCCCGGCTGCTGCGGCGCTTTCTGGCGGCCCCGCTTTTGTCCCTGCCCCAGATCAAGATCCGCCAGGACGCGGTGGAGTCGCTTTTTAATTCCCGTCCGCACCGGGAGAACCTGGCCGCCCAGCTCAAGAAGGTGCAGGACCTGGAACGGCTGCTGGGGCGGATAACCTGCCACCGGGCCGGGCCCCGGGACCTGCTGGGACTGGCCCAGTCGTTGGATGCATCCAAACAGATGAAAGCATTATTGCCCGAAGGGGAATACTGGGGCGAACAGAGCGCAGGGCTGCATGATCTGGAAGACCTTGGCCTGCTGATCAAAAAGGCCATAGTTCCCGAGCCGCCGCTGGCCTTCATGCAGGGGGGATTCATCAGCCCGGGATACAGTCCGGAGCTGGACCAGCTGAACGCCCTGGCCTCCGGCGACAAATCCTGGATCGCCGGACTGCAGAAGACCGAACGGGAGCGCACAGGGATCAATTCCCTGAAGGTCGGCTTCAACAGCGTCTTCGGGTATTACATCGAGATCAGCACGGCCAATGTTTCTTTGGCCCCCCAAAACTACATCCGCAAGCAGACCCTGGCCAATGCCGAGCGCTACATCACCGAGGAACTCAAGGCTTACGAGGACAAGGTGCTGGGGGCCGAGGAAAAGATCCGGCAGCTGGAGCTGGAACTGTTCAACCGGTTAAAAGAGCAGATCTGCGGACACAGCGCCAAGATCAAGGAAACAGCCGAGGCCGTGGCGGCCATAGACGCCATCTATTCCCTGGCCCTGGCCGCGGTGGAGAACGGCTACCGCCGGCCGCTGGTGGACGAGGAATCAAGGCTGTTCATCCAGGGGGGCCGGCACCCGGTGGTGGAGAAGAATTTCCGGCTGGGGCAGTTCGTGGCCAACGACGCACTGCTGGACGGAGACCAGAACCGGCTGATAATTCTGACCGGGCCCAATATGGCCGGAAAATCGACCTACTTAAGGCAGATAGCGCTGATAGTGATCCTGGCCCAGATAGGATCCTTCGTTCCGGCCCAGCAGGCCCAGATCGGAGTGATCGACCGGGTCTTCACCCGGATCGGAGCTTCGGACGACCTGGCCAAGGGGGTCAGCACCTTTCTGGCCGAGATGAACGAGACCGCCAACATCCTGAACAACGCCAGCGGCAGAAGCCTGGTGCTTTTGGACGAGATCGGCCGGGGCACCAGCACCTTTGACGGGCTGGCCATCGCCTGGGCGGTCAGCGAATACCTGCACGACCAGACCCGGTGCAAGACCCTGTTCGCCACCCATTACCACGAGCTGACCGAAATGTCATCCTGGATGACCGGGATCAAGAATTATTCCATGTCGGTCAAACAGTGGGGGGACGAGATAATCTTCCTGCGCCAGGTGGTGGCCGGACCGGCCGGGCAGAGCTACGGGGTGCAGGTGGCCAAGCTGGCCGGTCTGCCCAAGGCCGTCATAGAACGGGCCCGCGAGATACTTTTCAACCTGGAATCGGACGCCCTGTCCGGCGACCGGACCCCGCGGCTGGCCCGGCACCAGGTCCCCCAAAATGAAACAACGGAAACGATCTTCAGCCGGCAGGAGCAGGCGGTGCTGAAGGAGATCAAATCGGTCGATCCCGAAACCCTGACCCCAATAGAGGCCCTGAACAAACTGGCCAGGCTAAAAGACATGACCAAAGAGGACGGCAAAGATGGATGA